The window CCCGCCGCCTACGTGATGACCAACGTTTCCATGAATCTTGTGCTGGTGAAATTTCGCCAGCAGTTCGGTCTGCGTACCTTCACCGAGTTGTTTCTGGTGCTGTATGCGTTGGTGACCTTTGCCCACTTGTTCGTCAACGACCTGAACTCGGCCATCGCCGTGCGCGCAGCCCACGGCATGGTCGGCGCGGCCCTGTCGACGCTGGGCCTGTATTACATGATTCAGGCCTTCCCGCAGAAATGGCGGTTGAAAGCCTTGGTGCTGGGCCTGGGTACCGCGCAATTGGCCATCCCGATGGCGCGGCTGGTGTCTGAAGACCTGCTGCAGATTGCCGAGTGGCGTGGCCTGTACCTGTTCGAACTGGGTATGGCGTTGCTGTCACTGGGCTGCGTGCTGTTGCTCAAGCTGCCACCGGGAGATCGCTTCAAGGCGTTCGAGAAACTCGACTTCCTGACTTTTGGCCTGCTCTCGGTTGGTTTTGCCCTGCTCTGCGCTGTGCTGTCACTGGGGCGTATCGAATGGTGGCTTGAAGAACCCTGGATCGGCCTGGCCTCGGCGGCGTCCCTCGTGTTGATCTGCGCGGGGCTGGCGATCGAGCACAATCGCAGCAACCCGCTATTGATAACGCGCTGGCTGGGCAGTGGCACGATTCTGCGCCTGGGGCTGGCGGTGATTCTGTTTCGCGTGGTGCTGTCCGAGCAGTCCATCGGTGCCGTGGGCTTCCTGCAAACCCTGAACATGGGCTCCGAACAGCTGCACTCGCTGTACATGGTGATGCTGCTGGGCAGCATCGCCGGGCTGGCGGTCAGCGCCTGGACCATCCACCCGCAGCACTTGATCAAACCCTTGCTGATTTCCCTGGCGATGATTGCCGTCGGCGCGTGGATGGACAGCGGCTCGACCAACCTCACCCGCCAATCGAACATGTACGTGAGTCAGTTCCTGCTGGCCTTTGGCGGCACGTTCTTTCTCGGGCCGACGCTGGTCATGGGCATCAGCAGCGTGATCAGCAACCCGCGCAACATGGTCAGTTTTTCGGTGTTGTTCGGCATCACCCAGAACCTGGGCGGGCTGATCGGCTCGGCGGTGTTCGGCACCTTTCAGATCGTGCGCGAGAAATTTCACTCCAGCGTGCTGGTCGAGCACCTGAGCCAGATCGATCCTCAGGTTCAGGCTCGCCTGCAAAGCGCCAGCGCCAGCTACGCTTCGGCCATCGCCGACCCGTCGGCGCGCACCAATCAGGGTATTCGCAGCATCGCTGCCATGGCCACCCGGGAAGCCAACATCCTGGCCTATAACGATGTCTTCATGCTGATTGCGCTGGTTGCCGTCCTGACCATGGTCTGGATTTCACTGCGCGTCACCTGGTTGAAAATGACTACCAAACCGCTGGCAGCCTTCACACCGGCACCGGCGAAATCAAATTCCGTCACCCCTTCTGCAACTTCCAGCGGCGCTCACTCTTCATGAACGAACCGACCACGCCCCCTGCTTCGCCTAATAGCACCAGCACGACGCCTGCGCCAGGCCAATCGGCTTCGTCAGGGCCACCGCCAGCACCTGCCGCGATGCCCGCCAACAGCCAGCCGCGCTCAAAGCGCGCGCGGATCATCTCTTCTGCGATCTTTGCCAGTGTGGCGCTGATCGGTGTCCTGATCGTGCTGTACGCCTGGCAGCTGTTCCCGTTCAGCAGCCCCATCGAGAGCACTGAAAATGCCCTGGTTCGCGGCCAGACCACCCTCATTGGCCCGCAGTTGAGCGGCTATGTCTTTGAGGTGCCGGTGCAAGACTTTCAGTTCGTCAAGGCGGGCGACTTGCTGGTGCGTCTGGATGACCGCATTTATCGTCAGCGGCTGGATCAGTCCCTGGCGCAACTGGGTATTCAGAAAGCCGCACTGGCCAACAACCTGCAGCAACGGCGCAGCGCCGAAGCCACCATCGCGCAACGCAAGGCCGCGCTGGACAACAGCATTGCCCAGGGCCGCAAGGCAGCCGCTGACCTGCGCCGCAATCAGGCGTTGGTCACCGACGGTTCGGTGTCCAAAAGCGAACTGGATGTGACCCGCGCTGCCGACGCCCAGGCCACGGCGGCAGTGGCCGAAGCCCGTGCGGCGGTGGATATTGCCAGGGAAGACCTGCAAAGCGTGATCGTCAATCGCGGCTCGCTGGAGGCCTCGGTTGCCAACGCCGAAGCGGCCATCGAACTGGCCCGGATCGATCTGACCAACACCCGGATTCTGGCCCCCCGTGACGGCCAACTGGGGCAGATTGGCGTGCGTCTGGGGGCTTATGTCAATTCCGGGGCGCAGTTGATGGCGCTGGTACCGCATCGCCTGTGGGTGGTGGCCAACATGAAAGAAACCCAGATGACCCACGTGCGCCTGGGCCAGCCAGTGACCTTCACGGTGGATGCACTGGGCCATGAAAAAATGCACGGCCGGGTCCAGCGTATCTCCCCCGCCACGGGCTCGGAGTTCAGCCTGCTACCCGCCGACAACGCCACCGGCAACTTCGTGAAAATCGCCCAGCGCATTCCCGTGCGAATTATCGTGGAGCCCGGCCAGCCCCTGGCCGAACGCTTGCGGCCCGGCATGTCAGTGGTGGTCAGCATTGACACCAGCCAGGACGGTGAAGTGCCGCCCGACCCTCAGGGTGAATAGTCGTGGGACCTGCTGGTCCCACATGCATGAATGCCCTTGCACCCTGCAGCTTTACCGGTTGTCATCGGCAAATTTGCACTGATAGGATCCACCACGTCATTTCACGTGTTACTCGAAAACAAAAACGAACAGGGAGTTTGTAATGACCGCATCTGCTTTACCTGCTCACCCGCCATCGGCCGCCAGCAGCGTGCTGGCCGAGGTGCGCAATCACATCGGTCATCTGACCCTCAATCGCCCTGCAGGCCATAACGCCATTGACCTGAGCATGGTGCGCAGCCTGCAGGCGCAACTCAATGCCTGGGCGCTGGACGAAACGGTCTACGCCGTGGTGCTGCGCGGCGCCGGGGACAAGGCCTTTTGCGCAGGTGGCGACATCCGCTCGCTGTACGACAGTCATCAGACCGGCCAAACGCTTCATCAGGACTTCTTCGCCGAAGAATATGCCCTGGACTTGACCATTCACCGTTATCGCAAACCCGTCCTGGCGCTGATGGATGGTTTCGTATTGGGCGGCGGCATGGGCCTGGTGCAAGGCGCAGACTTGCGAGTGGTCACCGAGCGCAGCCGCCTGGGCATGCCGGAAGTGGCCATCGGTTATTTTCCCGACGTGGGCGGCAGCTATTTTCTGCCGCGCATACCCGGCGAGCTGGGGGTGTATCTCGGCGTGACCGGGGTGCAGATCGGCGCGGCGGATGCGCTGTACTGCGGGCTGGCCGACTGGTACCTGCGCAGCGATGCCCTGGCAGACCTGGATCGCCGACTCGACCGTCTGCAATGGCGCAGTCATTCCCTCAAAGATTTACAGGGCGCGCTGGCAAAAATCGCCAGCCAGCACCTGCCTGACCCGCCGCTGGAAAAACTGCGCCCAGCCATCGACCACTTCTTTGCCCTGCCGGATATCGCCAGCATCATCGAGCAGCTGCGTGAAGTCACGGTCAACGACAGCCACGGCTGGGCCCTTGCCACCGCTGCGTTGATGGAAAGCCGCTCGCCGCTGTCCATGGCCGTGACGCTGGAACTGCTGCGCTGCGGTCGGCACCTGACGCTGGAAGACTGCTTTGCACTGGAGCTGCATCTGGACCGCCAATGGTTCGAACGTGGCGACCTCATTGAGGGCGTGCGTGCCCTGATCATCGATAAAGACAAGAAGCCGCGATGGAATCCGCCCAGCGTCCAGGCCTTGAGCCCCGCGCATGTGCGGAGTTTTTTCAACGGCCATGGAGACTGACTCATGCACGATATTGAACTGAGCGAAGAGCAAGTGATGATCCGCGACATGGCTCGGGATTTCGCCCGCAACGAGATCGCGCCCCACGCCCAGGCCTGGGAAAAAGCCGGCTGGATCGATGACGCCCTGGTCAGCAAGATGGGTGATCTGGGTTTACTGGGCATGGTGGTCCCCGAAGAATGGGGCGGCACTTATATCGATTACGTCGCCTACGCCTTGGCGGTGGAGGAAATCTCTGCAGCCGATGCCGCCACCGGCACCCTGATGAGCGTGCACAGCTCGGTGGGTTGCGGACCGATTCTGAATTACGGCAGCCAGGAGCAGAAGCAGACCTGGCTGGCAGAGCTGGCCAGCGGTCGGGCCATCGGCTGCTTTTGCCTGACCGAACCCCATGCAGGTTCCGAAGCGCACAATTTGCGCACCCGCGCCGAGCTGCGTGATGGCGAATGGATCATCAACGGCGCCAAGCAGTTCGTGAGCAATGGCAAGCGTGCGCAGTTGGCGATTGTGTTTGCCGTGACCGATCCCGAACTGGGCAAGAAAGGCCTGTCGGCGTTTCTGGTGCCTACCGACAACCCCGGTTACGTGGTGGACCGCTCCGAGCACAAAATGGGCATTCGCGCTTCGGATACGTGCGCAGTCACCCTGAACAACTGCCGCATCCCGGCAGCCAACTTGCTGGGCGAACGCGGAAAAGGCCTGGCCATCGCTCTCTCCAACCTCGAAGGCGGGCGCATCGGCATTGCTGCTCAGGCGCTGGGCATCGCACGGGCCGCGTTTGAGGCGGCTTTGGTTTACGCGCGTGAGCGCGTGCAGTTCGACAAACCGATCATCGAGCACCAGAGTATTTCCAACCTGTTGGCCGACATGCACACCCGGATCAACGCAGCGCGTCTGCTGATCCTGCATGCGGCGCGGCTGCGCAGTGCTGGCCAGCCATGCCTGTCCGAAGCCTCCCAGGCCAAACTGTTCGCCTCGGAAATGGCCGAATCGGTGTGCTCCAAGGCGATCCAGATCCATGGCGGTTATGGCTATCTGGAGGATTACCCGGTGGAGCGCTACTACCGGGACGCGCGCATCACTCAGATCTACGAAGGCTCCAGCGAAATCCAGCGCCTGCTGATTGCCCGTGAGCTCAAGCATTATCTGGTGTGATTGATGCCTGTAGAAGCTAACCGGGTTTACGAGGCCAGCGACAGCGGTGAGTCAGACACCGCTGTTCGCAGCCTTCGGCAGCTCCTACAGGTACGGGCCTACAAAAAATCGCAAATTCGCAGCGTCACGCCCTCGGCAAAAACCTCTCGCGTCCCAGCAACGTTGCCAACAACGCCACGGAGTCGGCGTTACTCAAAATCACCCTGGCCCGCGTCCCGGCGTCATGTATGAATCTGTCCCGTGCCGCTTCGAGGTTGCTGGTGCCGGTGATCTTGAGAATCGCCCTCTTAACGCTGCCATCGACTGTCTGGAAGTCCCGCCATCCACCGTCCCCTTCAGTCCTGAATAACTCCTCGCGCTGGGCCAGATGCGACAGGTTTTTCTGGGACTTTTCGTACGTCAGCTTCATGCGCGCGCGATAGGCACCGATGTCTTCGATCAGGTCGAGAAATGGCACGTTGGCCGCGACATAGGCTATATCGTGGGTACCGTTGGCAACGTGTGATATTTCATGAATCAAGGTTGTTGCCCGGTAGTGCGTACCCAGGTTGAAGCTGCCCCGACTGAAGACCAAAGGCTTGAGTCGCACACTCGGCGGCCGGGAGAAAAACCGCTCACTGAGGAATATCCTCATCTGCGGGTCGCTTTCGAAAATGAAGGCATTGGTCTGCTCATTGCCCGCCGTGTTGGTGCCGACCACAAATCGGTGCGAAGAATGCGGCGACAGGCTCGCATCTACCAAATGCACGTAGATGTCCGCGAGGATTTGCTTGATGGGAATGACCGAAACGTTACCCAACGACGGGACACCGAAGAAATCTCTGATGATGCGTGCGGTGCGTGGGTCGAGTTCGCTTTGCGGGGTGGCCAGGGTCAGGTTATTCAAAGCATTTTCCAGGTACAGCCTGGCCAGTGCATGGGCCTCACGAATCTGCAGGGCTTTTTGCGGAAACATGCGCTCGATCTCGGCGATACCGCTGGCACTGGTAACGAAAACTTCTTCGATGCTACGCGTCGCCGAATGGGTTCTCAGGCGGGTGACCATAGAACCGTCATGCCTTTCACCCACGTCTGGATCAAGGACCCAGCGGTTGCCGGCATCGCGCGTAATCTGCGGGCCTTCTTCATCCCCTTTGACCACGCGCCAGCCGCTGCCGGTGGACTTCACCTCGTACACCTTACCCAGCACCGCAGCGTATTGTTTGAGCCTGATGTTGTCCTGGAAGACATTCAGTGCGCGGTCATGTTGCAGACTGCTCAGCCACACATCATGGGCTTCGAACGGATGCAAACGGCCGTCCGGATCAATTTGCAACTGTGGGTCATGCCAGCGCGGGGCAGCCACGTCATCTTCAGCAGGTGATTCACTTGGCCGCTGAGCAACGCTTTCCTCCAGTTGCTGGCGGGAAGCGATCAACACAGCGATCGCTGTCGTAAATTCGGCGGTTGCCTGGCCCCAGTGCTTGTCCGTCGTCGACTCCAGCGAGGCATTCAACAAATCTCGCGCCTGAAGCAGGCCAATGATTCCGCCGATTCGGCCCGGCAAAAACATCAGGACCTGTTCGGCACCCAATCCAAGCAGGAACTGCCTCTGCGCACTGTCGTCCTGCGCGGTACTGACGCTCCGCTTGCGTGCGTTGATCACCATCACCTGCTCCGCGGCACGAAGCAGACAGTGCAGGACATTTTCCTGCAATGGCTCGACTACCAGCTTGGCGTGTTCCGGACGGTATTCAGACAGGTCCGCCAGACCGCCAGCCCCCCAGACCAGCAGCGGCTGCAACGTGCTTGCCCATTTATAGACAAGTTGCAGAGCCGGATCGAGACGATCGTTGAGCATTGCCTGCAGCGCCGTCGAGGTCTGCAGTGCGTCCAGGAACTCGGTCTGCCCGGCGTACTCCTTGAGGAAAAACTCCTCGTCGCCTGGGGCATGCAGAATCCATGGCCCCTGTGTCTGGTCGGCTGGCGTGATCAGATAGACCGCTCGCACAAACCCGGCAGCGGAACCATTGCCGGCAACCAGCTTCAGGGGGCTGAAGGTAATGGCTCGCCCGTTGACCGGCATACGGGCCAGACTGTCAGGCATACGGATGACATTCTCGACGAAGTCATACGCACTGCTGCTCAGTTGGCCCTGAAGCTTGAGCCGAAAAGCCATCAGCAGCATTCCATACGGCGCCTGCTCCGTGAATTGACTAAAACGATTGGCGTAGTCGGGGGCGTTCTGATCAAAGGTCTCATCCAGGTACTGCTCGTAGCCAGCACCGATATCCAGTGTGCGAACCATCTCACGGACATAGGCGGCATCCAGGGAGCCAGGCAAGGTGGCGCCGTCTTCGCACGAAACGCGCAAGGTTGCATCCTGAAAACGTGAGAACCGATTGATGGCGAACTGGGTCAGTGATTCGCTGATCACAACGGTCGCACCGGGAATCGACGAAGGAATGTCCCCGGTTCCGGTGGGGGCAGCGGTGTAACGGGTAAGGGTGACGGATATCTGGTCAGGATCCAGCTGGACGCCCGGGAAATCCTGAATAAGACGTTGCCGTAGATGATTGAGGGCATACTCGTCCAGGCTGGAGACCACCGGTATGGATTTTCGCGAATTGTACAACTGGCCGAAGCGCACCAGCAGTTGCCTGAACCTGGAGAGGTCATGATTAGTCGCCTTGCTCAGCCACTGCGGAATATGTCCGGATATCTCCGTCAACTCCAGCTGCACGCTGATCGCGTCAACGATCGTGCGTGACGCATCGTCAAGCGCGCTGGGCGTTAGCATGTTTACGAACAGTCCGGCATCGACCTGCCAGTCCAGCGCCATCTCGTAGGCAGCGTCGATAGTCAGCAATTGCCTTTGTCGCTCGTCGCTCTCCAGATGGTCAAGGAAATGCCCCTCGACTCGGGCCAGACTGACCGTCAGGTGCTGCGCGGGACCTTGCGTCAAATAATGGCTGATTTTTTTGCGATCAACCGGGTTCATGAGGTTAAGCCATCGCTGCCGGGAACCAGGGAAGGCCAGATGCGCATTAAGATCGAGCTCTAACTCAGCGAAGCTGTCGAACTCGCGTAATCCCAGAATTGCCGACCACACCAGCGGTTTGGCATCGCCATGCAACGGCTGCTGCAGCACAAAGATGTTGGTCAAGACCACCGGAGGTTGGCGGTTGTCGTAGACCAGCAGCGGAACTGACACCTCCGTAGCCTGGAAGCCAAATGCGTGACGCAAGGCGAAAACAGGCCGGTCCAGTACCTGCTCAAGCATTTGCAGGCCTTGGTCGCTGATATTGCCGCTGATGCGTTGCTTATACAGTTCCAGACGCAGTAAACCTTCCCTGATTCTGCGAGCCCCATGAGCCGGGATCACAGCGGGAGCGATGATCTGCTGTTGCCCACTACGCACAGCGCGGTTCAGCCGTCGATAGTCCTGGGCGAAGGCTTGCTGCGCACGGTCCATGACATGATTGAGCAAGTGCGGCGTCAGCCAGGGCAGATGTTGCTCATAGGCAGACTCAACAGGATCGATATAAACCTGGCAATCCTGCGGCAAGGTTGCTTCGCGACGCCCGCTGACTCGCTCCAGCAACAGCACGGCCAGACTGACCACCCCCCCGTCTTCATCGCGAATCCACATGCGCCGCGC of the Paucimonas lemoignei genome contains:
- a CDS encoding major facilitator transporter, with product MSSKYPTREWAPHEKPTMPGSPSTPLHSTGKRWAFALVGVIVALTGGLGNALVVANLPYLQGSLSATTAEIAWLPAAYVMTNVSMNLVLVKFRQQFGLRTFTELFLVLYALVTFAHLFVNDLNSAIAVRAAHGMVGAALSTLGLYYMIQAFPQKWRLKALVLGLGTAQLAIPMARLVSEDLLQIAEWRGLYLFELGMALLSLGCVLLLKLPPGDRFKAFEKLDFLTFGLLSVGFALLCAVLSLGRIEWWLEEPWIGLASAASLVLICAGLAIEHNRSNPLLITRWLGSGTILRLGLAVILFRVVLSEQSIGAVGFLQTLNMGSEQLHSLYMVMLLGSIAGLAVSAWTIHPQHLIKPLLISLAMIAVGAWMDSGSTNLTRQSNMYVSQFLLAFGGTFFLGPTLVMGISSVISNPRNMVSFSVLFGITQNLGGLIGSAVFGTFQIVREKFHSSVLVEHLSQIDPQVQARLQSASASYASAIADPSARTNQGIRSIAAMATREANILAYNDVFMLIALVAVLTMVWISLRVTWLKMTTKPLAAFTPAPAKSNSVTPSATSSGAHSS
- the yiaV gene encoding HlyD family secretion protein translates to MNEPTTPPASPNSTSTTPAPGQSASSGPPPAPAAMPANSQPRSKRARIISSAIFASVALIGVLIVLYAWQLFPFSSPIESTENALVRGQTTLIGPQLSGYVFEVPVQDFQFVKAGDLLVRLDDRIYRQRLDQSLAQLGIQKAALANNLQQRRSAEATIAQRKAALDNSIAQGRKAAADLRRNQALVTDGSVSKSELDVTRAADAQATAAVAEARAAVDIAREDLQSVIVNRGSLEASVANAEAAIELARIDLTNTRILAPRDGQLGQIGVRLGAYVNSGAQLMALVPHRLWVVANMKETQMTHVRLGQPVTFTVDALGHEKMHGRVQRISPATGSEFSLLPADNATGNFVKIAQRIPVRIIVEPGQPLAERLRPGMSVVVSIDTSQDGEVPPDPQGE
- the caiD_2 gene encoding putative hydratase, with amino-acid sequence MTASALPAHPPSAASSVLAEVRNHIGHLTLNRPAGHNAIDLSMVRSLQAQLNAWALDETVYAVVLRGAGDKAFCAGGDIRSLYDSHQTGQTLHQDFFAEEYALDLTIHRYRKPVLALMDGFVLGGGMGLVQGADLRVVTERSRLGMPEVAIGYFPDVGGSYFLPRIPGELGVYLGVTGVQIGAADALYCGLADWYLRSDALADLDRRLDRLQWRSHSLKDLQGALAKIASQHLPDPPLEKLRPAIDHFFALPDIASIIEQLREVTVNDSHGWALATAALMESRSPLSMAVTLELLRCGRHLTLEDCFALELHLDRQWFERGDLIEGVRALIIDKDKKPRWNPPSVQALSPAHVRSFFNGHGD
- a CDS encoding Acyl-CoA dehydrogenase, C-terminal:Acyl-CoA dehydrogenase, central region:Acyl-CoA dehydrogenase, N-terminal, translating into MHDIELSEEQVMIRDMARDFARNEIAPHAQAWEKAGWIDDALVSKMGDLGLLGMVVPEEWGGTYIDYVAYALAVEEISAADAATGTLMSVHSSVGCGPILNYGSQEQKQTWLAELASGRAIGCFCLTEPHAGSEAHNLRTRAELRDGEWIINGAKQFVSNGKRAQLAIVFAVTDPELGKKGLSAFLVPTDNPGYVVDRSEHKMGIRASDTCAVTLNNCRIPAANLLGERGKGLAIALSNLEGGRIGIAAQALGIARAAFEAALVYARERVQFDKPIIEHQSISNLLADMHTRINAARLLILHAARLRSAGQPCLSEASQAKLFASEMAESVCSKAIQIHGGYGYLEDYPVERYYRDARITQIYEGSSEIQRLLIARELKHYLV